The genomic DNA CCGAAGCCGTTGAGTTTACGCAGCGATGAAAGAGGAACAAGTCATGCGCGGTCCCGCCATCGTATTCGATCACGTTTCCCTGCAACTGGGCGGTACGCAAGTGCTCGACGACGTCAGCTTTCGGGTGGAAGCCGGTGCGCTGCACTGCCTCGTCGGTCCCAATGGCGGCGGCAAGACGTCACTGGTGCGCGCACTGCTGGGCCAGATGCCGCATTCAGGGACGGTCCGCTTCGAGGGCGAGGTGACGACACCCATGGGCTATGTCCCGCAATTGCCGGACTTCGACCGCAACCTGCCGATGACGGTCAACGATCTCATGGCGCTTCTTGGTCAGCGCCGGCCGGCCTTCCTGGGCGCCAGCCGAGCCGCCAAGGCGGCCAATGCCGAGGCCCTGGCGCGTACCGGCGTGGCCGGAATGGGCACCAAAGCCTTTGGCAGCCTGTCCGGTGGCCAGCGCCAGCGCGTGCTGCTGGCCCAGGCGATCAGTCCGGCGCCCTGGCTGTTGATTCTCGACGAACCGACCGCTGGCATCGACGAGCCGGGCGTGCGGCTGGTGGAGGCGCTGGTGGCCGAATTGCACGGTCGTGGGGTCACCATCCTGTGGATCAACCATGACCTGGAACAGGTCCGGCGCATCGCCCAATCAGTGACCGTGATCAACCGGCGGGTATTGTTCCATGGCGCCCCCGACCAGGTCGCCCATTCGTTGGAGGGCGCCCAATGAACGCCCTATACGACTTCATTCGCAGCCACCTGCAGGCGCTCGCCGCCAGTAGCTTGCTGTCGCAACCGTTCGAGTACGAGTTCGTGATCAACGCGCTGCTCTGCGCCGTGCTCATCGGCCCGCTG from Pseudomonas beijingensis includes the following:
- a CDS encoding metal ABC transporter ATP-binding protein, whose translation is MRGPAIVFDHVSLQLGGTQVLDDVSFRVEAGALHCLVGPNGGGKTSLVRALLGQMPHSGTVRFEGEVTTPMGYVPQLPDFDRNLPMTVNDLMALLGQRRPAFLGASRAAKAANAEALARTGVAGMGTKAFGSLSGGQRQRVLLAQAISPAPWLLILDEPTAGIDEPGVRLVEALVAELHGRGVTILWINHDLEQVRRIAQSVTVINRRVLFHGAPDQVAHSLEGAQ